A genomic stretch from Engraulis encrasicolus isolate BLACKSEA-1 chromosome 10, IST_EnEncr_1.0, whole genome shotgun sequence includes:
- the si:ch211-117c9.2 gene encoding solute carrier family 26 member 6, whose amino-acid sequence MRLSMFEQKTGEFSVARGVLDELGLDEVGGKRAGGHKGPSLKSKLRDSVRCTLPRLKACLFSWLPVLSWLPRYNLRENGMGDLIAGISVGIMHLPQGMAYALLASLPPVYGLYTSFYPVLIYFIFGTSKHISIGTFAVISIMIGSVAERMAPDSDFMRNVTNSSSSFRDMEMEVDTGARDALRVKIAIAATVLSGIFQVLLGLVRFGFVVTYLSEPLVRGYTTGAATHVVISQLKYMFGVSPQRFTGPFAQIYILIDLCYRLPDTNLAILTVSLVALAVLIIVKELNACYSKKLPLPIPIELIVIIGATLVSYYGTLRETYDVQVVGEIPSGLVPPRVPDFSLFPSVVGEAFAIAVVGYAINISLGKTFGLKHGYKVDSNQELVALGLSNAVGGFFQCYSVTSSLSRSLIQESTGGKTQVAGAISALIVLVTVLKLGSLFEELPKAVLAAIVFVNLKGMFKQYLDVPALWKSNKVDLMIWVVTCACTILLNLDLGLAASIAFSLLTVIARTQLPRYAVLGWVSGTELYLDTDAYEEAKEIPGITIFRSSATLYYANAELYRDALEEKSGININKLLKQKKKQAAKQMRQQAKEEKRAKKERGKESVAVCVSANGTAHKQSDDAVQRRSSNAPHHPSGANGYGPAKGCVNVGYEKERDEVVYEEVEEAKMAAQAQAKLAAIEENGDAGSSGASNSSQGDTYEACDRYNAGCVGAQRDDKRWTHSIILDLSTVGFVDTVTLKTIKNICRDYGEVDVTVYLAGCQVCVVQQLERGGFFSASLPKNRLFPTIHDAVLHCLHYTGNGLPSYECAMEMAACVTQL is encoded by the exons gtGCACTCTGCCCCGGCTGAAGGCCTGTCTCTTCTCCTGGCTGCCGGTGCTGTCATGGCTGCCACGCTACAACCTGCGTGAGAACGGCATGGGGGACCTCATCGCTGGCATCAGTGTGGGAATCATGCACCTGCCTCAAG gTATGGCGTATGCCCTGCTGGCCTCTCTGCCTCCGGTCTATGGCCTCTACACCTCCTTCTACCCAGTCCTCATCTACTTCATCTTCGGCACCTCCAAACACATCTCCATAG GTACTTTTGCTGTGATCAGCATCATGATTGGCAGCGTGGCTGAGCGGATGGCTCCGGACTCTGACTTCATGAGGAACGTCACCAACAGCTCCTCCTCATTTAGAGACATGGAGATGGAGGTCGACACCGGGGCCAGAGACGCCTTACGTGTCAAGATAGCCATCGCCGCCACCGTACTCAGCGGAATATTCCAG GTCCTGCTGGGACTGGTGCGGTTTGGCTTCGTGGTGACGTACCTGTCTGAGCCACTGGTGAGGGGCTATACCACGGGGGCGGCCACGCACGTGGTCATCTCCCAGCTCAAGTACATGTTCGGAGTCAGCCCACAGCGATTCACCGGGCCCTTTGCACAGATATAC ATTCTCATCGACCTGTGCTATCGGCTGCCTGACACTAATTTGGCCATCTTAACGGTGAGCTTGGTGGCCCTGGCTGTCCTCATCATCGTCAAGGAGTTAAACGCCTGCTACAGCAAGAAGCTGCCTCTACCCATCCCCATTGAACTCATTGTG ATAATAGGGGCCACTCTGGTCTCTTATTATGGAACTCTTCGTGAGACATATGATGTGCAGGTGGTCGGGGAGATCCCAAGTGG GCTGGTGCCCCCTCGGGTGCCCGACTTCTCCCTGTTCCCCTCGGTGGTCGGAGAGGCCTTTGCCATCGCGGTGGTGGGCTACGCCATCAACATCTCCCTGGGCAAAACCTTCGGCCTGAAGCATGGCTACAAAGTGGACAGCAACcag gagtTAGTGGCGTTGGGCTTGAGTAACGCGGTGGGTGGCTTCTTCCAGTGCTACTCCGTCACCTCCTCCCTGTCACGCAGTCTCATCCAGGAGAGCACAGGGGGCAAGACGCag GTGGCCGGGGCCATTTCTGCCCTGATTGTGCTGGTGACTGTCCTGAAGCTGGGCTCTTTGTTTGAGGAGCTACCAAAG GCTGTGCTGGCGGCCATCGTGTTTGTGAACCTGAAGGGCATGTTTAAGCAGTACTTGGATGTCCCTGCACTCTGGAAGAGCAACAAAGTAGACCTG atgaTCTGGGTGGTGACGTGTGCCTGCACCATTCTCCTGAATCTGGATCTGGGCCTGGCTGCCTCCATCGCCTTCAGCCTGCTCACCGTCATCGCCAGAACACAGCT GCCGAGGTATGCTGTGCTTGGCTGGGTATCTGGGACAGAGCTCTACCTGGACACAGATGCCTATGAGGAG gccaaGGAGATCCCAGGCATCACGATCTTCCGCTCCTCTGCTACTCTGTATTATGCCAACGCCGAGCTCTACAGAGACGCCCTGGAGGAGAAG AGTGGGATCAATATCAACAAGTTGTTGAAACAGAAAAAGAAGCAGGCGGCCAAGCAGATGCGCCAGCAagccaaagaggagaagagggccaagaaggagagaggcaaagag AGCGTAGCCGTCTGCGTCTCGGCCAATGGAACAGCACACAAGCAGTCAGACGACGCGGTCCAGCGACGCAGCTCCaatgccccccaccaccccagtGGTGCCAATGGCTACGGCCCAGCCAAGGGCTGTGTCAACGTGGGCTAcgagaaggagagggatgaagTGGTGTACGAGGAG gTGGAGGAGGCTAAGATGGCAGCCCAGGCCCAGGCCAAGTTAGCTGCGATTGAGGAGAATGGGGACGCAGGCAGCTCGGGGGCCTCCAACTCCAGCCAGGGTGACACGTATGAGGCCTGTGACAGATATAACGCTGGCTGTGTCGGAGCCCAGAGAGACGATAAGAGGTGGACACACTCCATCATCCTGGACCTCTCCACCGTGGGCTTTGTCGACACAGTCACACTCAAGACCATCAAAAAT aTATGTCGAGACTATGGTGAAGTGGACGTGACTGTCTACCTGGCGGGCTGTCAAG tgtgtgttgttCAGCAGCTGGAGAGGGGAGGCTTCTTCTCCGCTTCGCTCCCTAAGAATCGTCTGTTTCCCACCATCCACGACGCTGTCCTGCACTGCCTCCACTACACAGGCAACGGCCTGCCCAGCTACGAGTGTGCCATG GAGATGGCCGCCTGTGTTACTCAGCTGTGA